Sequence from the Streptomyces sp. NBC_00358 genome:
TGGCGCCGGCAGGCGGCTGCGGAGAGGCGCGCCAGGTAGGCCTGTTCCCGTATGGCGGATCCTTTCAGGCAACCGTAACCTTGCCCTTGGTTGCTGTGGGTAGTCTTGTGGGCGCTGTTCGTTGTGGACGGACGGGGGCAATCCGGCCGTTGCCCAGCGGCAGTGCACAGCCGTCCACTAGATTTACCGTGCATCATCCGGGCGGATCGGGGGATCGGGAGGAACTGAGGTGGTGCATGGGGGGAAACCCTTGTGGCGCAGGAGCAGCAAGTGCGGCAACGAGAGCGAGTGCGTGGAGGTCGCGGTGGCACGTGACTGGGTCCGTGCACGGGACTCCAAAGCACTTGCCCAGCCCGCTTTGATGTTCACCGCTGGTGTCTGGTCCGTGTTCCTGGACGCCGTGAGGGCAGGGGAGTTACAGAACCCGTGACGTTCTTGACCAGCCAGCGGCAAGGGGGAGGGGAACGGATGGATGCTGGGGCGTCGGCCGTGCACCGTCTGGGCCGAAGGGCCCGTAGCCGGTCTGTGGCGGTAGGCGGAGCGATCACTTTCACGCTGGTCGTCGGGGTTCTGGCCACGCTGGCTGCGGCGGCGGCGACCATGCTGGTCGACAGCGTCTTCTTCAAAAGGGTTCTCTGGGTCTCCGTGGCCGTGATCGTGGCGGTCAGCGCGGGCCTGTGGCGCGCGGGAGTCTCTCCTACGGCGCCCCCACCGGATTCTGATCGTCTTCCGTACGGCTCTCAGGCGGGTTCTCCGCACTAGTGCGTGTCGCCCGCCGGCGTATCAGCGTCCGCCTCATCCACCAGGCCACC
This genomic interval carries:
- a CDS encoding DUF397 domain-containing protein; translated protein: MARDWVRARDSKALAQPALMFTAGVWSVFLDAVRAGELQNP